The following are from one region of the Capsicum annuum cultivar UCD-10X-F1 chromosome 1, UCD10Xv1.1, whole genome shotgun sequence genome:
- the LOC107878107 gene encoding TATA-box-binding protein — protein MADQALEGSQPVDLSKHPSGIVPTLQNIVSTVNLDCKLDLKAIALQARNAEYNPKRFAAVIMRIREPKTTALIFASGKMVCTGAKSEQQSKLAARKYARIIQKLGFPAKFKDFKIQNIVGSCDVKFPIRLEGLAYAHGAFSSYEPELFPGLIYRMKQPKIVLLIFVSGKIVITGAKVRDETYTAFENIYPVLTEFRKNQQ, from the exons ATGGCGGATCAGGCATTAGAGGGGAGCCAGCCAGTGGATCTTTCCAAGCACCCTTCTGGAATAGTTCCTACTCTCCA GAATATTGTCTCTACGGTTAATTTGGACTGCAAGTTGGACCTGAAAGCTATTGCACTTCAAGCTCGAAATGCAGAGTACAATCCAAAG CGTTTTGCTGCAGTGATCATGAGAATTAGAGAACCAAAGACTACAGCATTGATTTTTGCTTCTGGGAAGATG GTTTGTACTGGAGCCAAAAGTGAACAGCAGTCAAAGTTGGCAGCCCGGAAA TATGCTAGAATCATTCAAAAGCTTGGTTTTCCAGCCAAGTTCAAG GATTTTAAGATCCAGAATATAGTTGGTTCTTGTGATGTTAAATTTCCTATTCGACTTGAAGGCCTTGCATATGCCCATGGTGCTTTTTCAAGT TATGAGCCAGAACTATTTCCTGGACTAATATATCGCATGAAACAACCAAAGATAGTGCTGCTTATTTTTGTTTCTGGGAAAATTGTCATCACAGGAGCCAAG GTTAGAGATGAGACATATACTGCCTTCGAGAACATATACCCAGTTCTTACTGAGTTCAGGAAGAATCAGCAATG A